From one Sciurus carolinensis chromosome 9, mSciCar1.2, whole genome shotgun sequence genomic stretch:
- the Cryaa gene encoding alpha-crystallin A chain, with protein MLESGVMESVATVSEEGLGVQTQESGIGVPVGRPGEGEAYIGRAGAPAPHCAAQRPCPAPLPPPVPAVPKQIMDVTIQHPWFKRALGPFYPSRLFDQFFGEGLFEYDLLPFLSSTISPYYRQSLFRTVLDSGISEVRSDRDKFVIFLDVKHFSPEDLTVKVLEDFVEIHGKHNERQDDHGYISREFHRRYRLPSNVDQSALSCSLSADGMLTFSGPKVQSGLDAGHSERAIPVSREEKPSSAPSS; from the exons atgctggagtcaGGGGTCATGGAGTCTGTCGCCACTGTTtcagaggaaggcctgggagtCCAGACGCAGGAGAGTGGGATTGGAGTCCCTGTGGGCCGCCCCGGAGAGGGTGAG GCGTATATAGGGAGGGCTGGCGCCCCGGCTCCCCACTGCGCTGCCCAGAGGCCCTGTCCTGCCCCGTTGCCGCCTCCGGTCCCCGCAGTGCCGAAGCAGATCATGGACGTCACCATCCAGCACCCCTGGTTCAAGCGCGCGCTGGGACCCTTCTATCCCAGCCGGCTGTTCGACCAGTTCTTCGGCGAGGGCCTCTTCGAGTATGACCTGCTGCCCTTCCTGTCTTCCACCATCAGCCCCTACTACCGCCAGTCCCTCTTCCGCACGGTGCTGGACTCAGGCATCTCTGAG GTCCGATCCGACAGGGACAAGTTTGTCATCTTCCTGGACGTGAAGCACTTCTCTCCCGAGGACCTCACGGTGAAGGTGCTGGAGGACTTCGTGGAGATCCACGGCAAGCACAACGAGAGGCAG GATGACCACGGCTACATTTCCCGTGAGTTCCACCGCCGCTACCGGCTGCCCTCCAACGTGGACCAGTCGGCCCTGTCCTGCTCCCTGTCCGCAGATGGCATGCTGACATTCTCGGGCCCCAAGGTCCAGTCTGGCCTGGATGCTGGCCACAGTGAGCGAGCCATTCCTGTGTCCCGGGAGGAGAAGCCCAGCTCGGCCCCCTCGTCCTAA